The following proteins are encoded in a genomic region of Micromonospora olivasterospora:
- a CDS encoding response regulator, whose amino-acid sequence MVVDDHPMWREGVARDLTEAGHVVVATSGEGRQAVRVAAAARPDVVVLDLQLPDISGVEVIRGLRSALPGVRVLMLSASGEQQSVLDAVKAGATGYLVKSAAPAEFLDAVRRTAAGEPVFTPGLAGLVLGEFRRLAASSAGEGAGRRGGGPAAGPAGRDDAAPRLTERETEVLRLVAKGMSYKQIAERLGLSHRTVQNHVQNTLGKLQLHNRVELTRYAIERGLDD is encoded by the coding sequence ATGGTGGTGGACGACCACCCAATGTGGCGCGAGGGGGTGGCCCGCGACCTCACCGAGGCGGGCCACGTGGTGGTCGCCACCAGCGGCGAGGGGCGCCAGGCGGTACGGGTGGCCGCCGCCGCCCGTCCCGACGTGGTCGTCCTCGACCTGCAACTGCCGGACATCTCCGGGGTGGAGGTGATCCGGGGGCTGCGCTCGGCGCTGCCCGGGGTGCGCGTGCTGATGCTCTCGGCCAGCGGGGAGCAGCAGAGCGTCCTGGACGCGGTCAAGGCCGGGGCCACCGGATATCTGGTCAAGTCGGCCGCGCCGGCCGAGTTCCTGGACGCGGTGCGGCGCACGGCCGCGGGCGAGCCGGTCTTCACGCCCGGCCTGGCCGGGCTCGTGCTGGGGGAGTTCCGCCGCCTCGCGGCCTCGTCCGCCGGCGAGGGCGCGGGGCGGCGAGGTGGCGGTCCGGCAGCCGGGCCGGCGGGGCGGGACGACGCCGCGCCCCGGCTGACCGAACGGGAGACCGAGGTGCTGCGGCTGGTGGCCAAGGGGATGTCGTACAAGCAGATCGCCGAGCGGCTCGGGCTGTCCCACCGGACCGTGCAGAACCACGTGCAGAACACGCTGGGCAAGCTGCAACTGCACAACCGGGTCGAGTTGACCCGGTACGCGATCGAGCGCGGCCTCGACGACTGA
- a CDS encoding ATP-binding protein, translated as MPQPVGAESLARRTVVSIDTSLLIAEAFEQAQVTELRHAVTSCAHAAGLDGQRLDDFVLAVNELLSNAVRHGGGQGWLRLWREPGRVVCEVADHGRGISAGRLGQRGRPAADVPGGWGLWLARELSDTMEVDTGPAGTTVRISAAAGPGSA; from the coding sequence ATGCCACAGCCCGTCGGCGCGGAATCCCTGGCACGGCGTACGGTGGTGTCCATCGACACCTCCCTCCTGATCGCCGAGGCCTTCGAGCAGGCCCAGGTGACCGAGCTGCGCCACGCGGTCACCTCCTGCGCCCACGCGGCGGGCCTGGACGGGCAACGCCTCGACGACTTCGTGCTGGCGGTCAACGAGCTGCTCAGCAACGCGGTCCGGCACGGCGGAGGCCAGGGGTGGCTCCGGCTCTGGCGCGAGCCGGGGCGGGTGGTCTGTGAGGTCGCCGACCACGGGCGGGGCATCAGCGCGGGCCGGCTCGGCCAGCGCGGCCGCCCGGCGGCCGACGTCCCCGGGGGCTGGGGGCTGTGGCTGGCCCGGGAGCTGAGCGACACCATGGAGGTCGACACCGGCCCGGCCGGCACGACGGTCCGGATCAGCGCGGCCGCCGGGCCCGGTAGCGCTTGA
- a CDS encoding phosphoribosylaminoimidazolesuccinocarboxamide synthase, producing the protein MELLHSGKVRDVYADGDDLILVASDRLSIYDVVLPTPVPDKGRLLTALSLWWFEQLSDIVPNHVISATDVPAEFAGRAIRCRRLEMVPVECVARGYLTGGGLAEYQRTGAVSGVELPRGLVEASILSEPIFTPSTKAPKGEHDEPISYQQVVDKLGGDTAERLRQITIDVYRRGAEIAAERGILVADTKIELGWAPDGSLVLGDEVLTSDSSRFWPAESYQPGRVQFSYDKQYVRDWATGSGWDKRPPAPEVPAEVIEATRARYVDVYEKLTGNPWP; encoded by the coding sequence GTGGAACTTCTGCACTCCGGCAAGGTCAGGGACGTCTACGCCGACGGCGACGACCTGATCCTGGTCGCCTCGGACCGGCTGTCGATCTACGACGTGGTGCTGCCGACGCCGGTGCCCGACAAGGGGCGGCTGCTCACCGCGCTCTCGCTGTGGTGGTTCGAGCAACTGTCCGACATCGTGCCGAACCACGTGATCTCCGCCACGGACGTGCCGGCCGAGTTCGCCGGGCGGGCGATCCGCTGCCGGCGGCTGGAGATGGTCCCGGTCGAGTGCGTGGCCCGCGGCTACCTGACCGGTGGGGGCCTCGCCGAATACCAGCGCACCGGCGCGGTGTCCGGGGTCGAGCTGCCCCGCGGGCTGGTGGAGGCGTCCATCCTGTCGGAGCCGATCTTCACCCCGTCGACGAAGGCCCCGAAGGGCGAACACGACGAGCCGATCAGCTACCAGCAGGTGGTGGACAAGCTGGGCGGCGACACCGCGGAACGGCTGCGGCAGATCACCATCGACGTCTACCGGCGCGGCGCGGAGATCGCCGCCGAGCGGGGCATCCTGGTCGCCGACACCAAGATCGAGCTGGGCTGGGCGCCGGACGGCAGCCTGGTTCTCGGCGACGAGGTGCTGACGTCCGACTCGTCGCGGTTCTGGCCGGCGGAGTCGTACCAGCCGGGCCGGGTCCAGTTCTCGTACGACAAGCAGTACGTCCGTGACTGGGCGACCGGCAGCGGCTGGGACAAGCGGCCGCCCGCCCCTGAGGTGCCCGCCGAGGTGATCGAGGCGACCCGCGCCCGCTACGTCGACGTCTACGAGAAACTGACGGGCAACCCCTGGCCCTGA
- the macS gene encoding MacS family sensor histidine kinase translates to MPSPTGGFEVPLWRAVAVFRFAALAYVGVLALRDAHRYAHPLVAGLVLLAMLGWTVTTALGYARPELRGWPLLAADLAAVLAVLLASPWVIGRAALATGVPSLGVVWLAGPVLAWAVSGGRRRGAVAALALGAADLATRERIGQATFTGAILLLLAGVVVGHVARLAVTAEERLQRAVELEAATRERERLARGIHDSVLQVLAMVQRRGAHLGGEAGELARMAGEQEAALRALIAGTPPPDGADADSGALDLRALLGRYASAAVSLSAPAGGVPLPAGVAREVAAATGAALDNVTRHAGGRAWVLIEDEGETVTVSVRDEGPGIAAGRLDEAARQGRLGVAQSIRGRMADIGGTVTITSAPGAGTEVELIVPRAAG, encoded by the coding sequence GTGCCGTCGCCGACCGGTGGTTTCGAGGTCCCGCTCTGGCGGGCCGTCGCGGTGTTCCGGTTCGCCGCGCTCGCGTACGTCGGCGTGCTGGCCCTGCGTGACGCCCACCGGTACGCCCACCCGCTGGTCGCCGGGCTCGTCCTGCTGGCGATGCTCGGCTGGACGGTGACCACGGCCCTCGGCTACGCCCGCCCCGAGCTGCGGGGCTGGCCGCTGCTGGCGGCCGACCTCGCGGCGGTACTCGCGGTCCTGCTGGCCAGCCCGTGGGTGATCGGGCGGGCGGCGCTCGCGACCGGCGTACCGAGCCTGGGCGTGGTCTGGCTGGCCGGGCCGGTGCTGGCCTGGGCCGTCTCCGGCGGACGCCGCCGGGGCGCGGTGGCCGCGCTGGCGCTCGGCGCGGCGGACCTGGCCACCCGGGAGCGGATCGGCCAGGCCACCTTCACCGGGGCGATCCTGCTGCTGCTCGCCGGAGTCGTGGTCGGGCACGTCGCCCGGCTCGCGGTGACCGCCGAGGAGCGGCTGCAACGGGCGGTCGAGCTGGAGGCGGCGACCCGGGAGCGGGAACGGCTGGCCCGGGGCATCCACGACTCGGTGCTCCAGGTGCTGGCCATGGTGCAGCGGCGGGGCGCCCACCTGGGCGGGGAAGCCGGCGAGCTGGCCCGGATGGCGGGGGAGCAGGAGGCGGCGCTGCGCGCCCTGATCGCCGGTACGCCGCCGCCCGACGGCGCGGATGCGGATTCGGGCGCCCTGGACCTGCGGGCCCTGCTCGGCCGGTACGCCTCGGCGGCGGTCTCGCTGTCGGCGCCGGCCGGCGGGGTCCCGCTGCCCGCCGGGGTGGCTCGGGAAGTGGCCGCCGCGACCGGGGCGGCGCTGGACAACGTGACCCGGCACGCGGGCGGGCGGGCGTGGGTGCTGATCGAGGACGAGGGGGAGACGGTGACAGTCTCGGTACGCGACGAGGGCCCGGGCATCGCCGCCGGCCGGCTCGACGAGGCCGCCCGGCAGGGCCGGCTCGGGGTGGCGCAGTCGATCCGCGGCCGCATGGCCGACATCGGCGGGACGGTGACCATCACGTCCGCGCCCGGCGCGGGCACCGAGGTGGAGCTGATCGTGCCGAGGGCGGCGGGGTGA
- the glpK gene encoding glycerol kinase GlpK — translation MTGQYVAAIDQGTTSSRCIVFDRAGEIVAVAQREHRQLFPQPGWVEHDAEEIWANVQLVVREALAAAGTGPEGLAAVGITNQRETTVVWDRATGRPVAPAIVWQDTRTGPLLRELAEAYGEERLRARTGLTLATYFAGPKLCWLLDNVDGLRERAERGEVLFGTMDSWLIWKLTGRHVTDVTNASRTMLMGLETLDWDPELLDALRVPAAMLPEIRSSAEVYGTAEGVLSGVPVASALGDQQAALFGQTCFQPGEAKCTYGTGSFLLLNTGASPVTSAHGLLTTVAYRIDGQPAVYALEGAIAVTGSLVQWLRDNLGLIATAPEVEDLARTVDDNGGCYVVPAFSGLFAPHWRSDARGVVAGLTGYITKGHLARAVLEASAWQTREVVDAMNADSDVALRRLRVDGGMTGNALLMQFLADVLDVPVVRSRITETTCLGAAYAAGLAVGFWPDLATLRAQWRSDAQWTSTMTPEHRERELRNWRKAVQRTLDWVD, via the coding sequence GTGACCGGACAGTACGTCGCCGCCATCGACCAGGGCACCACCTCGTCGCGGTGCATCGTCTTCGACCGGGCCGGCGAGATCGTCGCCGTCGCCCAGCGCGAGCACCGGCAGCTCTTCCCCCAGCCGGGCTGGGTCGAGCACGACGCCGAGGAGATCTGGGCGAACGTCCAGCTCGTGGTGCGGGAGGCGCTGGCCGCCGCCGGCACCGGCCCGGAGGGGCTGGCGGCGGTCGGGATCACCAACCAGCGGGAGACCACGGTGGTCTGGGACCGGGCGACCGGCCGGCCGGTCGCGCCGGCGATCGTCTGGCAGGACACCCGCACCGGGCCGCTGCTGCGCGAGCTGGCCGAGGCGTACGGGGAGGAGCGGCTGCGGGCCCGCACCGGGCTGACCCTGGCCACGTACTTCGCCGGGCCGAAGCTGTGCTGGCTGCTGGACAACGTGGACGGGCTGCGCGAGCGCGCCGAGCGCGGCGAGGTGCTGTTCGGCACGATGGACAGCTGGCTGATCTGGAAGCTGACCGGCCGGCACGTCACCGACGTGACCAACGCCAGCCGGACCATGCTGATGGGCCTGGAGACGCTGGACTGGGACCCGGAGCTGCTGGACGCGCTCCGCGTGCCGGCCGCGATGCTCCCCGAGATCCGCAGCTCCGCCGAGGTCTACGGCACCGCCGAGGGGGTGCTCTCCGGGGTGCCGGTGGCCAGCGCCCTCGGCGACCAGCAGGCCGCCCTGTTCGGGCAGACCTGCTTCCAGCCCGGCGAGGCGAAGTGCACCTACGGCACGGGCAGCTTCCTCCTGCTCAACACCGGCGCCAGCCCGGTCACCTCGGCGCACGGCCTGCTGACCACGGTGGCGTACCGGATCGACGGCCAGCCGGCGGTGTACGCCCTCGAAGGCGCGATCGCCGTCACCGGCTCGCTGGTGCAGTGGCTGCGGGACAACCTCGGGCTGATCGCCACGGCCCCCGAGGTCGAGGACCTGGCCCGCACCGTGGACGACAACGGCGGCTGCTACGTGGTGCCGGCCTTCTCCGGGCTGTTCGCGCCGCACTGGCGCAGCGACGCGCGCGGGGTGGTCGCCGGGCTCACCGGCTACATCACCAAGGGCCACCTGGCCCGGGCGGTGCTGGAGGCGTCGGCCTGGCAGACCCGCGAGGTGGTCGACGCGATGAACGCCGACTCCGACGTGGCGCTGCGCCGGCTGCGGGTGGACGGCGGGATGACCGGGAACGCGTTGCTCATGCAGTTCCTCGCCGACGTGCTGGACGTGCCGGTGGTCCGCTCCCGGATCACCGAGACCACCTGCCTCGGCGCGGCGTACGCCGCCGGGCTCGCCGTCGGCTTCTGGCCGGACCTGGCCACCCTGCGCGCCCAGTGGCGCTCCGACGCGCAGTGGACGTCGACGATGACGCCGGAGCACCGCGAGCGGGAGCTGCGCAACTGGCGCAAGGCCGTCCAGCGCACCCTCGACTGGGTGGACTGA
- a CDS encoding ribose-phosphate diphosphokinase: MRDIAVFSGTAHPDLAAEICAHLGVPLHPVRVSRFANDCLEVQLQANCRERDVFLIQPLVPPVQENLVELLLMLDAARGASAGRITVVLPHYAYARSDKKDAPRISIGGRLVADLLTSAGADRVLAMTLHSPQVHGFFSVPVDHLHALRELAGHFRGYDLGNTVVVSPDLGNAKEAAAFARMLGTPVAAGAKQRFSDDRVKISTVIGDVADRDVIVLDDEIAKGSTVIELMAHLRELKVRSIRLACTHGLFSSGALERLSEQPGVLEIVCTNTVPIPAEKRVPKLEVLSVAPALAEAMRRIHNGESVSALFG, from the coding sequence GTGCGTGACATCGCCGTCTTCAGTGGAACCGCCCATCCCGACCTCGCCGCCGAGATCTGCGCCCACCTCGGGGTGCCGTTGCACCCGGTGCGGGTGTCCCGGTTCGCCAACGACTGCCTTGAGGTGCAGTTGCAGGCGAACTGCCGCGAGCGGGACGTCTTCCTGATCCAGCCGCTGGTGCCGCCGGTGCAGGAGAACCTGGTCGAGCTGCTGCTCATGCTCGACGCGGCCCGGGGCGCGTCCGCCGGCCGGATCACGGTGGTGCTGCCGCACTACGCGTACGCCCGGTCGGACAAGAAGGACGCGCCGCGCATCTCGATCGGCGGCCGGCTGGTGGCGGACCTGCTCACCTCGGCCGGCGCGGACCGGGTGCTGGCGATGACCCTGCACTCCCCGCAGGTGCACGGCTTCTTCAGCGTCCCGGTGGACCACCTGCACGCGCTGCGCGAGCTGGCCGGCCACTTCCGCGGGTACGACCTGGGCAACACCGTGGTGGTCTCGCCCGACCTCGGCAACGCCAAGGAGGCCGCCGCCTTCGCCCGGATGCTCGGCACCCCGGTCGCCGCCGGGGCGAAGCAGCGGTTCAGCGACGACCGGGTCAAGATCAGCACGGTGATCGGCGACGTGGCGGACCGGGACGTGATCGTGCTGGACGACGAGATCGCCAAGGGCAGCACGGTGATCGAGCTGATGGCCCACCTGCGCGAGCTGAAGGTGCGCTCGATCCGGCTGGCCTGCACCCACGGCCTCTTCTCCAGCGGCGCGCTGGAGCGGCTCAGCGAGCAGCCCGGCGTGCTGGAGATCGTCTGCACCAACACCGTGCCGATCCCGGCCGAGAAGCGGGTGCCCAAGCTGGAGGTGCTCTCCGTCGCGCCGGCCCTGGCCGAGGCCATGCGCCGGATCCACAACGGAGAGTCGGTCAGCGCACTGTTCGGCTGA
- a CDS encoding DUF5709 domain-containing protein has translation MRDDQYPTPISDPEAEGLPHTADDDSTADDDTFTGREADGPEPALLPSDRTPVAVDRYGTTAEEQLDGESLDYKLGREVYERPADDPLAASVDPGIAAEADSPAAAAQAQLDADVIEPGPTSDPASPVSLYDHGQLGTVADASVGRLVEPDEGAHSDLETDSVAYDAGSAGGGASAEELAIHETRPPEAR, from the coding sequence ATGCGCGACGACCAGTACCCGACCCCCATCTCGGATCCCGAGGCGGAGGGGCTGCCCCACACCGCCGACGACGACTCGACGGCCGACGACGACACCTTCACCGGGCGCGAGGCGGACGGCCCGGAGCCGGCCCTACTGCCCTCGGACCGCACGCCGGTCGCCGTGGACCGGTACGGCACCACCGCCGAGGAGCAGCTCGACGGCGAGTCGCTGGACTACAAGCTGGGGCGGGAGGTCTACGAACGCCCCGCCGACGACCCGCTGGCCGCCTCCGTCGACCCGGGCATCGCGGCCGAGGCGGACAGCCCGGCGGCGGCCGCCCAGGCGCAGCTCGACGCGGACGTCATCGAACCCGGCCCCACCTCCGACCCGGCCTCCCCGGTCTCGCTCTACGACCACGGCCAACTCGGCACCGTCGCCGACGCCTCGGTCGGCCGGCTCGTGGAACCGGACGAGGGGGCCCACAGCGACCTGGAGACCGACAGCGTCGCGTACGACGCGGGCTCGGCCGGCGGCGGGGCGTCCGCCGAGGAGCTGGCGATCCACGAGACCCGGCCGCCCGAGGCGCGCTGA
- a CDS encoding ABC transporter substrate-binding protein: protein MTGLAGCGDDEDTPVETSPIELSVFWYGGRERAELTERALRLYVARNPRVGFRVTWHDRVGYYERLATQAAGGNAPDLFQLDDTVLTEYAERKILLDLGGYVADRRIDLSELPPGLVRYGEVDDRTMAVAAAQTSAALVYNRSLLRRLRVPEPHTGMSWQEYVSWAQRVSRAAGGRVAGTMDPSGDDRALWLWLRAKGSELYQGRRLGFTAGELVNWFELWRRARADGAPPGAALVERAEGGEAARQLVVTGHAAASFAWAHHLPELQRHTRDELALAGFPGPPGAQWARASVYWAAYRGTRHPDTVADVINFLTNNMEAGASLGNERGVNPALGIRRYVRANLTDPVQHRAASLAETLTNQLGPAPAPPPMGHARVRALLVTTARSVRSGRMGVRTAASRFMAQADAALAG, encoded by the coding sequence GTGACCGGCCTGGCCGGCTGCGGCGACGACGAGGACACGCCGGTCGAGACCAGCCCGATCGAGCTCTCCGTCTTCTGGTACGGCGGGAGGGAGCGAGCCGAGCTGACCGAGCGGGCGCTCAGGCTTTACGTGGCCCGGAACCCCCGGGTCGGCTTCCGGGTCACCTGGCACGACCGCGTCGGCTACTACGAACGGTTGGCCACCCAGGCGGCCGGAGGCAACGCGCCAGACCTGTTCCAGCTCGACGACACGGTCCTCACCGAGTACGCCGAGCGCAAGATCCTGCTCGACCTCGGCGGGTACGTCGCCGACCGCCGGATCGACCTCAGCGAGCTGCCCCCGGGCCTGGTCCGGTACGGGGAGGTCGACGACCGGACCATGGCCGTCGCCGCGGCCCAGACCAGCGCCGCGCTCGTCTACAACCGGAGCCTGCTGCGCCGGCTGCGGGTGCCGGAGCCGCACACCGGCATGTCCTGGCAGGAGTACGTCAGCTGGGCGCAGCGGGTCTCCCGCGCGGCCGGCGGCCGGGTGGCCGGCACGATGGACCCGTCCGGGGACGACCGGGCGCTCTGGCTGTGGCTGCGCGCGAAGGGCAGCGAGCTGTACCAGGGCCGGCGGCTCGGCTTCACGGCGGGCGAGCTGGTCAACTGGTTCGAGCTGTGGCGGCGGGCCCGGGCCGACGGGGCGCCCCCCGGGGCAGCCCTGGTGGAGCGGGCCGAGGGCGGTGAGGCGGCCCGGCAGCTCGTGGTCACCGGGCACGCCGCGGCCTCGTTCGCCTGGGCGCATCATCTTCCCGAACTCCAGCGGCACACCCGCGACGAGCTGGCGCTGGCCGGGTTCCCCGGACCGCCGGGCGCCCAGTGGGCGAGGGCCTCCGTGTACTGGGCCGCCTACCGGGGCACCCGCCACCCCGACACCGTGGCGGACGTCATCAACTTCCTCACCAACAACATGGAGGCGGGTGCGTCCCTCGGCAACGAGCGGGGGGTGAACCCCGCCCTGGGCATCCGCCGGTACGTGCGGGCGAACCTGACCGACCCGGTGCAGCATCGGGCCGCCTCGCTCGCCGAGACGCTGACCAACCAGCTGGGGCCGGCGCCGGCCCCGCCCCCGATGGGGCATGCCCGGGTCCGTGCCCTGCTGGTCACCACCGCGAGGAGCGTCCGCTCGGGCCGGATGGGCGTGCGCACGGCAGCCTCCCGCTTCATGGCCCAGGCCGACGCCGCACTGGCCGGCTGA
- a CDS encoding DUF397 domain-containing protein gives MNAAPTPRWRLSSRSGNGGDTCVEVADNLPGRVLVRDSKDRDGGTPTFAPAAWSSFVALVRAG, from the coding sequence GTGAACGCTGCCCCCACCCCTCGCTGGCGGCTGTCGAGCCGGTCCGGCAACGGAGGCGACACCTGCGTGGAGGTCGCCGACAACCTGCCCGGCCGGGTGCTGGTGCGCGACTCGAAGGACCGCGACGGCGGCACCCCGACCTTCGCCCCCGCCGCCTGGAGCTCCTTCGTCGCGCTGGTCAGGGCGGGCTGA
- a CDS encoding glycosyltransferase produces MRVGLVCAHSGPSRPADGPPVGTREHITRVAAELAARGHEVHLYERRDDPGLPATVEIDGYRAERVPVGPPAPTPTAELVPYVPEFGRWLADRWAGEWTPEVVHGHYWVGGLAAAHAVRETDIPVVQTFHSLGVEQLRHLGPGYDGPGARIPLERALTRAVDVAVAQCNDEVDELTRMGLQRASVAMVPAGVDVERFHPDGEAAPRDQRARVLSVGGLSAGHGQDDLIRAMRLVGDAELIIAGGPPAEQLAGHAEARRLRELAERVGVAEQVTLVGAVPHDQMATWYRSADVVACTPHYSSAGRVSLEAMACGVPVVGYAMGGIADAVVDEVTGKLVPPGDVRALGLTLRRLLGDSAGRFAYGHAAVDRVRCSYTWERTAGALERLYERVVRRRRPVEAA; encoded by the coding sequence ATGCGCGTCGGCCTAGTGTGCGCGCACTCCGGCCCGTCGAGGCCCGCCGACGGTCCACCCGTCGGCACGCGCGAGCACATCACGCGGGTCGCCGCCGAGCTGGCAGCCCGAGGCCACGAGGTACACCTCTACGAGCGCCGGGACGATCCCGGCCTGCCCGCCACGGTCGAGATCGACGGGTACCGGGCGGAGCGGGTTCCGGTCGGCCCGCCCGCCCCGACGCCGACCGCCGAGCTGGTCCCGTACGTGCCCGAGTTCGGCCGCTGGCTGGCCGACCGGTGGGCGGGGGAGTGGACCCCGGAGGTGGTGCACGGGCACTACTGGGTCGGCGGGCTGGCCGCCGCGCACGCCGTCCGGGAGACGGACATCCCGGTCGTGCAGACCTTCCACTCCCTCGGCGTCGAGCAGCTGCGACACCTCGGCCCCGGATACGACGGCCCCGGCGCCCGCATCCCGCTGGAGCGGGCGCTGACGCGCGCGGTGGACGTCGCGGTCGCGCAGTGCAACGACGAGGTCGACGAGCTGACCCGGATGGGCCTGCAACGCGCCTCGGTGGCGATGGTGCCGGCCGGGGTGGACGTGGAGCGGTTCCACCCCGACGGGGAGGCCGCCCCGCGCGACCAGCGCGCCCGCGTCCTCTCCGTCGGCGGGCTCTCGGCCGGGCACGGGCAGGACGACCTGATCCGGGCGATGCGACTGGTCGGCGACGCCGAGCTGATCATCGCGGGCGGGCCGCCGGCCGAGCAGCTCGCCGGCCACGCGGAGGCCCGCCGCCTGCGCGAGCTGGCCGAGCGCGTCGGCGTGGCCGAGCAGGTGACGCTGGTCGGCGCGGTGCCGCACGACCAGATGGCCACCTGGTACCGCTCGGCCGACGTGGTCGCCTGCACCCCGCACTACTCCTCCGCCGGGCGCGTCTCGCTGGAGGCGATGGCCTGCGGCGTGCCCGTCGTCGGGTACGCCATGGGTGGCATCGCCGACGCCGTGGTCGACGAGGTCACCGGGAAGCTGGTGCCGCCGGGCGACGTACGCGCCCTGGGGCTCACCCTGCGCCGGCTGCTCGGCGACAGCGCGGGGCGCTTCGCGTACGGGCACGCGGCGGTGGATCGGGTGCGGTGCAGCTACACCTGGGAGCGGACGGCCGGCGCGCTGGAGCGGCTCTACGAGCGGGTGGTCCGCCGCCGCAGGCCGGTCGAGGCGGCCTAG
- a CDS encoding ATP-binding protein, with amino-acid sequence MPTDPRCLVETDESSGVLRLTGVLDVAATGTVRDALLAWLCRRPGPVVVDLSGARISDSAARRTLAEVRREIADWPAADLLVVDPSGETAGDGLSVWPTLDEATVALAASPMAAAATRELPPDVGAAREARALVLEGCARWGIDELAEAGCIAVTEMVNNVVAHAGTPMTVRLAPWHDTLRIGVRDHSALQPTYAGLAPPDTAGGRGLLLIDTVARRWGSTPLPDGKLVWAILHTEDERP; translated from the coding sequence ATGCCGACGGATCCGCGCTGCCTGGTGGAGACCGACGAGTCGTCCGGCGTGCTCCGGCTCACCGGCGTGCTGGACGTCGCCGCCACCGGCACCGTACGGGACGCGCTGCTCGCGTGGCTCTGCCGGCGCCCCGGCCCCGTGGTGGTGGACCTGTCCGGGGCACGGATCAGCGACTCCGCCGCCCGCCGGACGCTCGCCGAGGTGCGCCGGGAGATCGCCGACTGGCCGGCGGCGGACCTGCTGGTCGTCGACCCGAGCGGGGAGACGGCCGGCGACGGGCTGTCGGTCTGGCCGACCCTCGACGAGGCGACCGTCGCGCTGGCGGCGTCGCCGATGGCCGCGGCCGCCACGAGGGAGCTGCCGCCGGACGTCGGCGCGGCGCGGGAGGCGCGGGCGCTGGTCCTGGAGGGCTGCGCCCGCTGGGGGATCGACGAGCTGGCCGAGGCGGGCTGCATCGCGGTGACCGAGATGGTCAACAACGTGGTGGCGCACGCGGGCACCCCGATGACCGTCCGGCTGGCGCCGTGGCACGACACCCTGCGCATCGGGGTACGCGACCACTCTGCGCTACAGCCGACGTACGCCGGGCTGGCCCCGCCGGACACGGCCGGCGGCCGGGGCCTGCTACTCATCGACACGGTCGCCCGCCGCTGGGGCAGCACCCCGCTGCCCGACGGCAAGCTGGTCTGGGCGATCCTGCACACCGAAGACGAGCGCCCCTGA
- a CDS encoding SDR family oxidoreductase, which yields MPLTRSLDDAAIVLTGASSGIGTATAYALARRGAAVVLAARSEQALERVAARCRELGGRALAVPTDVTDPAAVQRLAAHAADEFGHIDAWINNAAVSAVGLFDEIPVREFRRVLEVNLLGVAYGMKAALPYLDAAGGGVLVNNASVLAEVAMPYQSAYNATKHGIRGLSDTVRQELRVTGRTHVSVCTVLPATIDTPFFRHAANHTGHELVPPAPVYPPEIVAETIVRVLRRPRREAYAGGVARLLGAQWRLAPALAERGLGWYGRRFQFGPAHRPDSTGNVFTPDATGDREGGWPGRRRRLLRLTAAFGLAAAGTAVGTAMARRARMEA from the coding sequence ATGCCTCTCACCCGCAGCCTCGACGACGCCGCGATCGTGCTCACCGGCGCCTCCAGTGGCATCGGCACGGCGACCGCGTACGCGCTGGCCCGCCGGGGCGCGGCGGTGGTACTGGCGGCGCGCAGCGAGCAGGCGTTGGAGCGGGTGGCGGCGCGGTGCCGGGAGCTGGGTGGGCGCGCCCTGGCCGTGCCGACGGACGTCACCGATCCGGCCGCGGTGCAGCGCCTCGCCGCCCACGCGGCCGACGAGTTCGGCCACATCGACGCCTGGATCAACAACGCGGCGGTCAGCGCGGTGGGGTTGTTCGACGAGATTCCGGTGCGGGAGTTCCGCCGGGTGCTGGAGGTCAACCTGCTGGGCGTCGCGTACGGGATGAAGGCCGCCCTGCCGTACCTCGACGCGGCCGGGGGCGGGGTGCTGGTCAACAACGCCTCCGTGCTGGCCGAGGTGGCGATGCCCTACCAGTCGGCGTACAACGCCACGAAGCACGGCATCCGGGGACTCTCCGACACGGTCCGGCAGGAGCTGCGGGTCACCGGGCGGACCCACGTCTCCGTCTGCACGGTGCTGCCGGCGACCATCGACACCCCGTTCTTCCGGCACGCCGCCAACCACACGGGCCACGAACTGGTGCCGCCGGCCCCGGTGTACCCGCCGGAGATCGTCGCCGAGACGATCGTCCGGGTCCTGCGCCGGCCGCGCCGCGAGGCGTACGCCGGGGGCGTCGCCCGGCTGCTCGGCGCGCAGTGGCGGCTGGCCCCGGCGCTGGCCGAGCGCGGCCTCGGCTGGTACGGCCGCCGCTTCCAGTTCGGGCCGGCGCACCGGCCCGACAGCACCGGCAACGTCTTCACCCCGGACGCGACGGGCGACCGGGAGGGCGGCTGGCCCGGGCGGCGCCGGCGGCTGCTGCGGCTGACCGCCGCGTTCGGGCTCGCTGCGGCGGGTACGGCCGTGGGGACGGCGATGGCCAGGAGAGCACGGATGGAGGCCTGA